One Echinicola strongylocentroti DNA window includes the following coding sequences:
- a CDS encoding acetyltransferase, with the protein MYLYGASGHAKVVISNLESQGEMIHGLYDDDPSVKECLNYPVFRWGSILRTSIYVIVSIGDNSIRHQIVEKLRKEVLFGKAIHRWAMVSSHAEIAAGTVVMAGAVVQPGVRVGEHVIVNTSASIDHDCWIGDFAHIGPQAVLCGDVKIGKGALIGAGSTLVPGVRVGAGCVIGAGSTVLRNVADGEKVWGTVK; encoded by the coding sequence ATGTACTTGTATGGAGCATCCGGTCACGCCAAAGTGGTGATCTCAAATTTGGAAAGCCAAGGAGAAATGATCCATGGTTTGTATGACGATGACCCTTCTGTCAAGGAATGTTTGAATTATCCAGTGTTTCGGTGGGGGAGTATTTTGCGCACCAGCATATATGTCATCGTGAGCATTGGGGATAATTCCATTCGGCATCAAATTGTAGAAAAGTTACGTAAAGAAGTGCTTTTTGGCAAGGCGATCCACCGATGGGCGATGGTCAGCAGCCATGCAGAAATCGCTGCGGGCACTGTGGTGATGGCAGGGGCTGTCGTCCAACCTGGAGTAAGGGTCGGGGAGCATGTGATTGTCAATACATCTGCGTCTATAGACCATGATTGCTGGATAGGTGATTTTGCTCATATTGGTCCCCAAGCGGTTCTTTGTGGAGATGTGAAGATAGGAAAGGGTGCTTTGATCGGTGCAGGGAGTACGTTGGTGCCCGGAGTTCGTGTGGGTGCGGGCTGTGTAATTGGTGCAGGAAGTACCGTGTTACGGAATGTGGCTGACGGCGAGAAAGTATGGGGAACAGTAAAGTGA
- a CDS encoding DUF4407 domain-containing protein gives MEKMKVFFWFCSGANMAILKKCPTETNKYIGVGGTVFFTGILAALSAGYALYTVFENWYWGLVFGLVWGVMIFNLDRFIVSSMRKKKNSWAEWKLAFPRLLLAVFLAMVISKPLELKVFEKEINQKVSEQKVLEMEEAKGNLDAVYPEVARLEAENQQLRDEMAAKAAFRDQVQKEYDEERFGVKTPGTTGVVGLGSNAEKKEEQLDAAQQDLDRVQERNWAKIDKNEQEMAVVMTRRERAFERQQASIDEFDGLAARMHALSQLTGESQAVYWANIFIMLLFVAMETAPVVVKLMAGRGPYDEMLDKSERAVKLYTDECNYKSQAESTHRIRVFDEVIAAETVSLIEKKLHRNEVLTKAEMKLLEERLKDTHRFQAQHATGNKTADH, from the coding sequence ATGGAAAAAATGAAAGTATTCTTTTGGTTTTGTAGTGGAGCCAACATGGCCATTCTTAAAAAATGTCCTACCGAAACCAACAAATATATAGGCGTAGGAGGTACGGTGTTCTTTACAGGGATTCTGGCGGCATTATCAGCTGGATATGCCCTGTATACGGTGTTTGAAAATTGGTATTGGGGGCTGGTTTTTGGCTTGGTTTGGGGCGTGATGATTTTCAACTTGGACCGTTTTATCGTGTCAAGCATGAGGAAAAAGAAAAACTCCTGGGCCGAATGGAAGCTGGCCTTTCCTCGCCTATTGCTTGCGGTGTTTTTGGCTATGGTGATTTCCAAGCCGTTGGAGTTGAAGGTGTTTGAAAAGGAAATCAATCAAAAAGTGAGTGAGCAGAAGGTACTGGAAATGGAAGAGGCCAAGGGGAATTTGGACGCTGTCTATCCAGAGGTGGCTCGTCTGGAAGCAGAGAACCAGCAGCTTCGTGATGAGATGGCGGCTAAGGCGGCTTTTAGGGATCAGGTGCAAAAGGAATATGATGAGGAACGTTTTGGGGTGAAAACCCCAGGGACCACAGGTGTGGTAGGCTTGGGGAGCAATGCAGAAAAGAAAGAAGAGCAGCTAGATGCTGCCCAGCAGGATTTGGATCGAGTGCAGGAAAGGAATTGGGCCAAGATCGATAAAAACGAACAAGAGATGGCAGTAGTGATGACCAGAAGGGAGCGGGCCTTTGAGCGACAGCAGGCCTCGATTGATGAGTTTGATGGGTTGGCTGCCAGAATGCATGCCTTGTCGCAGTTGACTGGGGAGAGTCAAGCGGTCTATTGGGCCAATATTTTCATCATGTTGCTTTTTGTGGCGATGGAAACTGCTCCGGTAGTGGTCAAACTGATGGCTGGAAGAGGTCCTTATGACGAGATGCTGGATAAGTCCGAACGTGCGGTGAAGCTGTATACTGATGAGTGCAACTATAAAAGTCAGGCAGAAAGCACCCATCGGATCCGGGTGTTTGATGAGGTGATAGCTGCTGAGACAGTATCGCTCATTGAGAAAAAGCTCCATCGCAATGAGGTCTTGACCAAGGCAGAAATGAAACTTCTCGAAGAGCGGCTAAAAGATACCCATAGGTTTCAGGCGCAGCATGCGACTGGGAATAAGACGGCGGACCATTAA
- a CDS encoding beta-N-acetylhexosaminidase, whose amino-acid sequence MAVHITGRISVVLLAVALLFSCGQDPKMSSAALIPLPDKVSEAEGAFEIDKSTKIHVHQDAGDMRGVADFLAGFINNSTGFNVQVVEKLPETGNYISLSQSGSGEAYKLGIDHDRVQIEAGSAAGAFWAVQTLRQLLPVEIEKPGTYEGVSWKVPAGTIEDDPEYAYRGSMLDVARHFFDVNDVKRYIDLMAMYKFNHLHLHLADDQGWRIEIKSWPKLTQIGGSTEVGGGEGGFYTQEEYKEIVRYAQERFITIVPEIDMPGHTNAALASYPELNCNDEAPELYTGIEVGFSTLCTDKEVTYQFIDDVVRELVEMTPGSYIHIGGDESHVTALEDYIPFIEQVQDIVNSYDKQVIGWDEIAHAALRPSTTAQYWAKAENAKMAVEQGAKVLISPASKAYLDMQYDSTSKLGLHWAAYIELDSAYMWEPTELVEGVGKEDILGVEAPLWTETIEKMDDIEYMVFPRLLGIAEVAWTSPDQRDWESYKSRLRKHTARLEVLKVDYYRSPLLEEKEEEK is encoded by the coding sequence ATGGCTGTACACATAACAGGTAGGATTTCGGTGGTTTTATTGGCAGTGGCATTGCTTTTTTCATGTGGACAAGATCCTAAGATGTCCAGTGCTGCATTGATCCCATTGCCCGATAAGGTGAGTGAAGCTGAAGGGGCTTTTGAAATCGATAAATCTACTAAAATCCATGTACACCAAGATGCGGGTGACATGCGCGGCGTGGCTGATTTTCTGGCGGGATTTATCAATAATTCCACCGGATTTAATGTGCAGGTGGTCGAGAAGCTTCCCGAAACGGGAAATTATATTTCCTTGTCCCAATCAGGTAGTGGAGAAGCTTATAAGCTTGGTATTGATCATGATCGTGTCCAAATAGAAGCTGGGTCAGCAGCAGGTGCTTTTTGGGCAGTGCAGACGCTCCGTCAGCTATTGCCGGTAGAGATCGAAAAGCCAGGGACCTATGAAGGTGTGTCTTGGAAGGTACCTGCGGGGACGATAGAAGATGATCCAGAGTACGCTTACCGAGGGAGTATGCTGGATGTGGCCAGGCATTTTTTTGATGTCAATGATGTGAAGCGTTATATCGACCTGATGGCCATGTATAAGTTTAATCACCTGCATCTACACTTGGCAGATGATCAAGGTTGGCGGATTGAGATCAAATCCTGGCCGAAGCTCACCCAGATAGGTGGAAGTACAGAAGTAGGTGGGGGAGAAGGTGGTTTCTATACCCAAGAGGAATACAAGGAGATCGTTCGGTATGCGCAGGAGCGGTTCATTACCATCGTCCCGGAAATCGATATGCCAGGACATACCAATGCCGCCTTGGCTTCTTATCCTGAGTTGAACTGTAATGATGAGGCGCCGGAGCTTTACACAGGAATTGAGGTGGGATTTAGTACGCTCTGTACGGACAAGGAAGTGACCTATCAGTTTATAGACGATGTGGTGCGCGAGCTGGTAGAGATGACGCCTGGGTCCTATATCCACATCGGTGGTGATGAGTCACATGTGACGGCTTTGGAGGATTATATACCGTTTATAGAACAGGTACAAGATATTGTCAATTCTTATGATAAGCAGGTGATCGGCTGGGATGAGATTGCCCATGCAGCACTACGGCCAAGTACAACGGCCCAGTACTGGGCAAAAGCTGAAAATGCTAAAATGGCCGTAGAGCAGGGTGCCAAGGTGTTGATTTCTCCTGCTAGCAAAGCTTATTTGGACATGCAGTATGATTCTACTTCTAAGTTGGGATTGCATTGGGCGGCTTATATCGAATTGGACAGTGCTTATATGTGGGAGCCTACCGAATTGGTGGAGGGAGTAGGTAAGGAGGATATTCTGGGAGTGGAGGCCCCGCTATGGACAGAGACGATTGAGAAGATGGATGATATTGAGTACATGGTGTTCCCACGATTGCTCGGCATTGCTGAGGTGGCCTGGACTTCTCCTGATCAGCGGGATTGGGAAAGTTATAAGTCGCGACTGCGCAAGCATACGGCCAGACTGGAAGTGCTGAAAGTGGATTATTACAGGTCTCCATTATTGGAAGAGAAGGAAGAAGAAAAATAA
- a CDS encoding GDSL-type esterase/lipase family protein encodes MPIPSSFTRNQGLLLILLQIAFTQTLSAQDKPEKFQKEVDQIVTDTPVPSGDVYLFTGSSSVRMWKDINRYFPDVTVVNTGFGGSQTFELLHYADELIIRYAPHKVFIYEGDNDLASGKTPVTILTTMQKLVGKLQAELPNTEIVLISPKPSPSRWQLKEDYESLNRLLEVYADKTSGVEFVNVWDIALNEGGKPKPEIFLSDSLHMTELGYDGWAEMLDPHIP; translated from the coding sequence ATGCCCATCCCATCTTCATTTACCCGAAACCAAGGCCTGCTACTTATACTGCTACAGATAGCCTTTACCCAAACGCTATCAGCACAGGACAAGCCTGAGAAATTCCAAAAAGAAGTAGATCAAATCGTCACCGATACACCCGTACCATCAGGTGATGTTTACCTATTTACGGGAAGTTCCAGCGTAAGAATGTGGAAGGATATCAACCGTTATTTCCCTGACGTGACGGTAGTCAATACTGGCTTTGGCGGTTCGCAGACGTTTGAATTGCTACATTATGCGGATGAGCTGATCATCCGCTACGCTCCTCATAAAGTGTTCATTTACGAGGGCGATAATGACTTGGCAAGCGGCAAGACTCCCGTCACCATCCTGACCACCATGCAAAAACTGGTAGGGAAACTACAGGCAGAGCTTCCCAACACCGAAATAGTCCTCATCAGCCCCAAACCCAGCCCATCACGTTGGCAGCTCAAAGAAGACTATGAGTCATTAAACCGCCTATTGGAAGTCTACGCTGACAAGACCAGTGGAGTGGAATTTGTCAATGTCTGGGACATCGCCCTCAATGAAGGGGGAAAACCCAAGCCAGAAATCTTCTTGTCAGACAGCCTCCATATGACCGAATTGGGCTACGATGGATGGGCAGAGATGCTTGATCCACACATCCCATAA
- a CDS encoding Gfo/Idh/MocA family protein, translating into MKKQKPLSTGHSRREFLKGAATAAAGFYLVPRHVLGGPGFTAPSDKIVIAGIGAGGKGQSDINSMYQSGHAEIGYLCDVDDRRAATSRERFPKAKYYKDYRELLEKEQKNIDAVTISTPDHNHAVMTMAAMQLGKHVYVQKPLTHDIYEARMLTQAAEKYKVVTQMGNQGSSGDGVRRMVEWYDAGLIGEATKVWCWTNRPVWPQGIQWPEQGTTPPKELDWDLWLGTAPYKEYVDNLVPFNWRGWWDYGTGALGDMACHIMEPPFRALDLGYPTEAECSVGSVYVGEFQRGYFPDGCPPSSHVTLKFKMPSGKDLEFHWMDGGIQPTRPEELGPNEQMGDGGNGVIIEGSKGKMMCSTYGINPMLLPTSREDGKKVPKTIPRVENGDNGHYAQWVKACVAGHGSKEFKELSSPFSIAGPLTESVLMGNLAIRSYDVRKPRENGGYDYPGRGIKLVWDGPNMKVTNFDEANQFVKREYREDWSLGV; encoded by the coding sequence ATGAAAAAGCAAAAGCCACTCAGCACTGGTCATTCCAGAAGAGAGTTTTTGAAAGGTGCAGCCACAGCCGCTGCAGGATTTTACTTAGTGCCACGACACGTCTTAGGAGGTCCTGGTTTCACTGCTCCAAGTGACAAGATCGTCATCGCCGGCATCGGTGCTGGGGGGAAGGGCCAAAGTGACATCAACTCCATGTACCAAAGTGGCCATGCTGAAATCGGCTACCTATGCGATGTGGACGACAGAAGGGCCGCCACTTCCCGCGAGCGCTTCCCAAAAGCCAAATACTATAAAGACTACAGGGAGCTTTTGGAAAAAGAACAAAAAAACATCGATGCGGTAACCATTTCCACTCCTGACCATAACCATGCTGTCATGACCATGGCCGCCATGCAGCTTGGAAAACACGTCTATGTCCAGAAGCCGCTTACCCACGACATCTACGAAGCCCGAATGCTCACGCAAGCGGCCGAAAAATACAAAGTAGTCACCCAAATGGGCAATCAAGGATCCTCAGGTGATGGCGTCCGTCGGATGGTGGAGTGGTACGATGCAGGACTGATCGGTGAAGCCACCAAGGTATGGTGCTGGACCAACCGGCCAGTATGGCCGCAAGGCATCCAATGGCCAGAACAGGGCACCACACCCCCAAAAGAACTTGACTGGGACCTTTGGCTAGGCACTGCTCCCTATAAAGAATATGTAGACAATCTCGTCCCGTTCAATTGGCGTGGATGGTGGGATTATGGCACCGGTGCCCTTGGTGACATGGCCTGTCACATCATGGAACCGCCCTTCAGAGCCCTAGACCTCGGCTATCCTACAGAAGCCGAATGTAGTGTTGGCTCTGTCTACGTAGGTGAATTCCAGCGCGGTTATTTCCCTGACGGATGTCCTCCATCCTCCCACGTCACCCTTAAATTCAAAATGCCAAGCGGCAAAGACCTGGAATTCCACTGGATGGACGGTGGTATCCAACCTACCCGACCAGAAGAGCTTGGCCCTAACGAACAAATGGGCGATGGCGGCAATGGCGTGATCATCGAAGGCTCCAAAGGCAAAATGATGTGCTCCACCTATGGCATCAACCCCATGCTGCTACCAACTTCCAGAGAGGATGGTAAAAAAGTACCAAAAACCATCCCTAGAGTTGAAAACGGTGACAATGGCCACTATGCCCAATGGGTAAAGGCTTGCGTAGCCGGACATGGCAGCAAGGAATTCAAAGAACTCAGTTCTCCTTTTTCTATTGCTGGACCACTGACGGAGTCGGTGCTTATGGGCAACCTTGCCATACGCAGCTATGACGTAAGAAAACCACGCGAAAACGGAGGCTATGATTACCCTGGCAGGGGAATCAAGCTGGTATGGGATGGACCTAATATGAAAGTAACCAACTTCGATGAAGCTAATCAGTTTGTGAAACGGGAATACCGAGAAGATTGGTCACTTGGTGTCTAA
- a CDS encoding DinB family protein, protein MNINSTIKTRENFIHLINGMTLAELNEIPTGFNNNIVWNFGHVIVTQQLLCYKLSGQDMLVSGELVEKYRKGTKPEAPATSKEIEELKILALSTLESFKNDFMAGHFKEFNEYTTSFGATLRNISEAVEFNSIHEGMHLGYAMAQRKAVRA, encoded by the coding sequence ATGAACATAAATTCAACCATAAAAACTAGAGAAAACTTCATTCACTTGATCAATGGAATGACCCTCGCCGAACTCAATGAAATCCCTACGGGATTTAACAATAACATCGTTTGGAATTTTGGACACGTCATAGTTACCCAGCAATTATTATGTTATAAACTATCAGGTCAAGATATGTTGGTTTCTGGTGAACTGGTAGAAAAATACCGTAAAGGCACCAAGCCTGAGGCCCCTGCCACCTCCAAGGAGATCGAAGAACTTAAAATATTAGCCCTGTCCACATTGGAAAGCTTCAAAAATGACTTTATGGCTGGCCATTTCAAGGAATTCAATGAATACACCACCAGCTTTGGCGCTACACTTAGAAATATTTCAGAAGCCGTGGAATTCAACAGCATCCATGAAGGCATGCACCTTGGCTATGCCATGGCCCAAAGGAAAGCGGTACGGGCCTAA
- a CDS encoding Gfo/Idh/MocA family protein → MNRRDFMKTGGVVLGGSILPYQFANAFRTNTDKGPIKIGVIGCGDRGKGLMHVMSSMPEQFEIVAFCDNMDFRLDQTSKAFPELKAKSYKNYQDLLDNGSIEAVAIATPLNMHFAPAKAAMEAGKHVYLEKTMTYNIPEAMELVELVKNNPTLTLQVGHQYRYTPLYYKVKDMIQSGYLGKITQIDSRWDRNWNWKRPVSDPSLERIINWRMYREYSGGLPAELLSHQIDFINWAFETHPDTIIGTGGIDNYHDGRETYDNVQLLLRYEKEGMIGNFGATCSNAREGYSFSIKGTEGTVDLLMNEGYFYPEKDKMEELQVVDGVSGATKLSWKDGKGIPILEEKTKDGTWYAFNDFYKSIQSKEYPASNVISGATTATCIHLANHSLFNKTIESWKPAYNYG, encoded by the coding sequence ATGAACAGAAGGGACTTTATGAAAACCGGTGGTGTAGTTTTAGGCGGATCCATCCTCCCTTACCAATTCGCAAACGCTTTTCGAACCAACACCGATAAAGGTCCTATTAAAATAGGCGTCATAGGCTGTGGAGACAGGGGAAAAGGACTCATGCATGTCATGTCAAGCATGCCTGAGCAATTTGAGATCGTCGCTTTCTGTGACAATATGGACTTCCGACTTGACCAAACCAGCAAAGCTTTCCCAGAGCTAAAAGCCAAATCCTATAAAAACTATCAAGATCTATTGGACAATGGCTCCATAGAAGCTGTTGCCATCGCCACTCCGCTCAACATGCACTTTGCCCCGGCCAAAGCAGCCATGGAAGCAGGAAAACATGTATACCTCGAAAAAACGATGACCTATAACATCCCCGAGGCTATGGAGCTGGTCGAACTGGTAAAAAACAACCCTACACTCACCCTGCAAGTCGGTCACCAATACCGGTACACACCTCTATATTATAAGGTAAAAGACATGATCCAGTCGGGGTACTTAGGGAAAATCACACAAATAGATTCTCGATGGGACAGAAACTGGAACTGGAAAAGACCTGTCTCAGATCCATCACTAGAAAGAATCATCAATTGGAGAATGTACAGGGAATATTCAGGTGGACTGCCTGCAGAACTATTGTCCCACCAAATTGATTTTATCAACTGGGCATTCGAAACACACCCTGACACCATTATCGGAACTGGCGGAATAGATAATTACCACGATGGTAGAGAAACCTATGACAACGTCCAACTGCTCCTGAGATATGAAAAAGAAGGAATGATCGGGAATTTTGGAGCCACCTGTAGCAATGCCAGAGAGGGATATTCATTTTCCATTAAAGGAACAGAAGGAACCGTAGACTTACTGATGAACGAAGGGTATTTCTATCCTGAAAAAGACAAAATGGAGGAATTGCAAGTTGTCGATGGTGTCTCTGGTGCCACCAAGCTCTCTTGGAAGGATGGCAAAGGAATCCCTATCTTGGAAGAAAAGACCAAAGACGGCACATGGTATGCTTTCAACGATTTCTATAAATCCATCCAAAGCAAAGAATACCCAGCCTCCAATGTCATCAGTGGTGCCACCACCGCTACCTGCATTCACTTGGCCAACCATTCCCTGTTCAACAAAACCATCGAAAGCTGGAAGCCAGCATATAATTACGGATAA
- a CDS encoding diacylglycerol/lipid kinase family protein — protein MTKKRFLYILNPISGDGVDREEVLDILSNNLYGIEITVWETTGSPDDPKEIQQMLKEKQWDGLLVGGGDGTIKMVVTAILGAQLPLGIIPLGSANGLATGFGIHGVSDACYAVQKGKVEAVDLWDINGELCIHLSDFGFNAGLVKKSTALQHRGMLAYAKSSLEQLKEMRQYTFVIKADGIEEKVKAKSLVVANGNKYGTGAVINPTGNVGDGKFEVVTLDPEGLEEIIGLSLAMFNDRLGEVAHVKTRSFDKAEIENPEGADFQIDGEVMPQTDQIKIEAMPHKVNFYCLV, from the coding sequence ATGACAAAAAAACGGTTTTTATACATTCTTAATCCGATCTCAGGAGATGGGGTTGACCGGGAAGAGGTGTTGGATATCCTTTCCAACAATCTTTATGGTATCGAAATAACGGTATGGGAAACCACAGGAAGCCCCGATGATCCAAAGGAAATTCAGCAAATGCTCAAGGAAAAACAGTGGGATGGGCTTTTGGTAGGAGGGGGAGATGGTACCATTAAAATGGTGGTGACAGCGATTCTGGGTGCTCAGTTACCGTTGGGAATCATTCCTTTAGGATCGGCAAATGGCCTGGCCACTGGATTTGGAATCCATGGTGTGTCTGATGCTTGCTATGCTGTCCAAAAAGGGAAAGTGGAGGCGGTAGATTTATGGGATATCAATGGCGAGCTGTGCATTCATCTCAGCGATTTTGGCTTTAATGCCGGACTGGTAAAAAAATCAACCGCCCTCCAGCATAGAGGCATGCTGGCGTATGCCAAAAGCTCATTGGAGCAGTTAAAGGAAATGAGGCAGTATACTTTTGTGATCAAAGCTGATGGAATAGAAGAAAAGGTGAAGGCCAAGAGCTTGGTGGTGGCCAATGGCAATAAGTATGGTACTGGAGCTGTGATCAATCCTACTGGAAATGTCGGGGATGGTAAATTTGAGGTGGTGACACTTGACCCTGAGGGGCTAGAAGAGATCATTGGGCTTTCATTGGCGATGTTTAATGACCGGTTAGGAGAGGTGGCCCACGTGAAGACCAGGAGCTTTGACAAGGCAGAGATTGAAAACCCCGAGGGGGCAGATTTCCAGATTGATGGAGAAGTAATGCCCCAGACAGATCAGATCAAAATAGAAGCTATGCCTCACAAGGTAAACTTTTACTGTCTTGTATAA
- a CDS encoding App1 family protein, translating into MILRILTFPFRYTFGKVKKVVGKLGQIKIEPLYAFGNEECVYVKGRVVEAYRQSKPSAKNSSVQNIFAALRRYAGSSVPDAKVIVTYFGQQKEVYSDEEGIINCEFNTVCPNPEEDHRVGFSLVEEEGLVAEKKNNFLKVSQYSKTHPVGVISDIDDTVLVSHATDVGKKLWLSVSKNAFTRRPFPGVSEFYRELTVNGKHPIFYVSSSDWNLFDLIKDFLAYRNIPSGPILLQDLHLNLKNIWKSGGGSHQHKLEKIRMLLDMYPGMHFFLIGDSGQHDPELYAEVVKSYPDRIKSVYIRKVDDDEEGSRETLVEELKKIENAAQMVFVKTTQEAIRHARQHEYIPS; encoded by the coding sequence ATGATTTTAAGAATATTGACATTTCCCTTTCGCTATACTTTTGGTAAAGTGAAAAAGGTAGTAGGTAAACTAGGACAGATAAAAATTGAACCGTTGTATGCTTTTGGGAATGAGGAGTGTGTTTATGTAAAAGGGCGTGTGGTAGAGGCCTATCGACAAAGCAAGCCCTCGGCCAAAAATAGTAGTGTGCAAAATATTTTTGCGGCGCTAAGGAGGTATGCGGGCAGCAGTGTGCCCGACGCCAAGGTCATTGTCACTTATTTTGGCCAGCAAAAGGAAGTCTATAGCGATGAGGAAGGGATTATCAATTGTGAGTTTAATACGGTCTGCCCAAATCCCGAGGAAGATCATAGGGTTGGTTTTAGCTTAGTAGAGGAAGAGGGGCTGGTCGCTGAAAAGAAAAATAATTTTCTTAAAGTGAGTCAGTATTCCAAAACGCACCCTGTAGGGGTGATTTCTGATATAGACGACACTGTATTGGTTTCTCATGCTACTGATGTAGGAAAAAAATTATGGTTGTCTGTTTCCAAAAATGCTTTTACCAGAAGGCCGTTTCCAGGAGTGAGTGAGTTTTATAGAGAGCTTACCGTGAATGGAAAACATCCGATATTCTACGTTTCCAGCAGTGATTGGAACCTATTTGATTTGATCAAGGATTTTTTAGCGTATCGTAATATTCCTTCAGGGCCTATACTACTGCAAGACCTCCATCTAAATTTGAAGAATATTTGGAAATCAGGAGGTGGTAGCCACCAGCATAAGTTGGAAAAGATAAGAATGCTGCTGGACATGTATCCAGGGATGCATTTTTTTCTAATTGGAGACAGCGGGCAGCATGATCCCGAGCTGTATGCAGAGGTGGTGAAGTCCTATCCGGATAGGATAAAGTCTGTTTATATCCGGAAGGTAGATGACGATGAGGAGGGCAGTCGGGAGACCTTGGTGGAGGAATTGAAGAAAATAGAGAATGCTGCTCAGATGGTCTTTGTGAAGACGACCCAAGAGGCCATTAGGCATGCAAGACAACACGAGTATATACCTTCTTGA
- a CDS encoding O-succinylhomoserine sulfhydrylase — MSNKHFETEAIRIASSKSNQREHSAPIYLTSSFTFDSAEEARQMFAEEIPGNIYSRYANPNSSDLIEKVCALEGTEDGIATASGMAAMFGSIASLLQQGDHILASRSLFGSTHQLLTRVFPKWGITSTYGDISDIENWDKLVKPNTKMLFIETPSNPGLEVIDLEWIGKFAKAHNLILVVDNCFATPYLQQPAKWGADIVAHSATKYIDGQGRVLGGLILGKQELIKDVQFFSRHTGPSISPFNAWILSRSMETLAVRMERHCANALAVASYFQDNKELELVKYPFLKSHPQHDLAKKQMKHGGGIVTLTLQGGIERAQRFIDELQMITVTANLGDTRSIITHPASTTHSKLTEEERQRVGILPGLIRLSAGLEHHDDIIADIERALEKSK, encoded by the coding sequence ATGTCAAATAAGCACTTTGAAACAGAAGCCATCAGGATCGCTTCTTCCAAATCCAATCAACGGGAACATTCTGCCCCCATTTACCTGACATCCAGTTTTACCTTTGACAGCGCCGAAGAAGCCCGTCAGATGTTTGCCGAGGAGATCCCCGGCAATATCTACTCCCGCTACGCCAATCCCAACAGCTCAGACTTGATCGAAAAAGTATGCGCACTGGAAGGCACCGAGGACGGCATCGCCACTGCCTCTGGAATGGCGGCAATGTTTGGCAGCATCGCCTCTCTCTTACAGCAAGGCGACCATATACTTGCTTCCCGTTCATTGTTTGGCTCTACCCACCAGCTCCTCACAAGGGTATTTCCCAAATGGGGGATTACTTCTACTTACGGAGACATTTCGGATATCGAAAACTGGGACAAACTCGTGAAGCCCAACACCAAAATGCTGTTCATCGAGACCCCTTCCAATCCTGGGCTAGAGGTAATCGACCTAGAGTGGATTGGCAAGTTTGCCAAAGCACATAACCTGATCTTAGTGGTGGACAATTGCTTCGCCACTCCTTATCTACAGCAACCGGCCAAATGGGGTGCGGATATCGTGGCACACAGCGCTACCAAGTACATTGACGGACAAGGGCGCGTCTTGGGAGGACTGATCCTCGGCAAACAGGAATTGATCAAAGACGTACAGTTCTTTTCCCGCCACACAGGTCCCTCCATCTCTCCCTTCAATGCCTGGATCCTCTCCAGAAGCATGGAAACGCTGGCGGTCAGAATGGAAAGGCACTGTGCCAATGCATTGGCGGTAGCCTCCTATTTTCAGGACAACAAAGAGCTTGAGTTGGTTAAATACCCTTTCTTAAAATCCCATCCACAGCATGACCTTGCCAAAAAGCAAATGAAGCACGGCGGGGGCATCGTCACGCTCACGCTGCAAGGGGGCATAGAGAGAGCCCAGCGATTCATAGATGAGCTACAGATGATCACCGTCACGGCCAACTTGGGGGATACCAGAAGCATCATTACACACCCAGCATCTACCACTCATAGCAAACTTACCGAAGAAGAACGCCAACGCGTAGGCATTCTCCCAGGGCTAATTAGGCTTTCTGCCGGACTGGAACACCATGATGACATCATCGCGGACATTGAGCGGGCACTGGAAAAATCCAAATAG